Proteins encoded by one window of Scatophagus argus isolate fScaArg1 chromosome 4, fScaArg1.pri, whole genome shotgun sequence:
- the ak6 gene encoding adenylate kinase isoenzyme 6 translates to MKMSKRPNILLTGTPGVGKTTLGKELAQRTGLTYINIGDLAQEGQLYDGFDEEYQCPILDEDRVVDELDQKMVEGGVIVDYHGCDLFPERWFHIVFVLRTDNTQLYTRLESRGYTGKKLQDNVQCEIFQTIFEEAMEAYSEEIVHQLPSNTPEDLEQNLEQIVQWTEQWMKDHN, encoded by the exons ATGAAGATGAGCAAGCGACCAAACATTCTTTTAACAG GAACCCCAGGTGTCGGAAAGACTACTTTAGGCAAGGAGCTGGCCCAGAGGACAGGCCTGACCTATATTAACATAGGAGACCTGGCCCAGGAAG GGCAACTTTATGATGGCTTTGATGAAGAGTACCAGTGCCCAATCTTGGATGAAGACAGG GTGGTGGATGAGCTGGATCAAAAGATGGTTGAAGGTGGTGTAATTGTCGACTATCATGGCTGTGACCTGTTCCCCGAACGCTGGTTCCATATCGTCTTTGTCCTGCGTACTGACAACACCCAGCTGTACACACGGTTAGAGAGCAG agGTTACACAGGAAAGAAGCTCCAGGACAATGTGCAGTGTGAAATCTTCCAGACTATCTTTGAGGAAGCCATGGAGGCATATAGTGAGGAGATTGTCCACCAGCTGCCCAGCAACACTCCTGAGGACCTGGAGCAAAACTTGGAGCAGATAGTGCAGTGGACTGAGCAGTGGATGAAGGACCATAACTAG
- the rad17 gene encoding cell cycle checkpoint protein RAD17 isoform X1 codes for MNCCPQCEASSMNKLFPGDKIASSRLNRWVDPSFADFPGENFTLPGKRKDSQVQGSKAHPKRPRKRKGEAGNLEPHTSARRDQDEIWVDRYTPCSQAELAVHKKKIEEVENWIRIHINKSEGGILLLTGPSGCGKTATVQVLSGELGLRIQEWTNPTSLEPYSSSQHGWRMNSLSCSSQLAQFQDFLLRANKYSSLKMVGDRETTDKKLILVEDFPNQFYRQPGSLHDILRRFVKTSRCPLVFIVSDSLSGDNSLRFLFPRDIQDELDITSISFNPVAPTAMMKVLTRISTLEAGKRCGRMPVSDHAVLERLCSGSSGDIRSAVNSLQFSSFPDMPLEKGVWRAKKERPLTSPGKGVSRANQMKSKQAKKQEGEQAIGGKDASLFLFRALGKILHCKRENPRCPETAECIPGHGLPPHLSHHRRKALIINPEMIVERSHISGEFFNLYLQQNYLDFFCEMEDVGQASEYLSDADLLTADWTSRSTMGNYGSSVATRGLLHSNSQQVSVGFRPLHKPNWLLVNKNHQENCLAAQSLFRSFCLTPVSLQTELLPYLAKLPDTMKNQAQIAFIQDVGQMSLRRFSSRLKLEALTDKEPGQLDTDTEDGEEEERKEKVEGGVEEGLLSRQPQSSVSQLLFDDNDLIIEHYTSD; via the exons atgaactgttGTCCTCAATGTGAAGCGTCAAGCATGAACAAGCTTTTTCCCGGAGACAAAATTGCTTCAAGTAGG CTAAACCGCTGGGTAGATCCATCCTTCGCTGATTTTCCGGGGGAAAACTTTACTCTgcctggaaaaagaaaagacagtcaGGTCCAAGGCTCCAAGGCTCACCCCAAGAGAccaagaaagaggaaaggagaggctGGAAACTTAGAACCTCACACATCAGCCCGGAGGGACCAGGATGAGATCTGGGTGGACAGATACACACCCTGTTCACAG GCAGAGCTAGCTGTCCACAAGAAGAAGATAGAAGAAGTGGAGAACTGGATAAGAATTCACATAAACAAATCAGAG GGTGGCATTCTACTACTGACAGGACCATCGGGCTGTGGAAAGACTGCCACAGTCCAGGTTTTGTCTGGGGAGCTCGGCCTCAGGATCCAGGAGTGGACCAACCCCACCAGCCTGGAGCCGtacagcagcagtcagcatG GGTGGAGGATGAACAGCTTGTCCTGTAGCTCCCAGTTAGCACAGTTCCAGGACTTCCTACTCAGAGCCAACAAGTACAGCAGCCTGAAAATGGTGGGTGATAGAGAAACTACAGACAAGAAACTCATACTGGTAGAG GATTTCCCAAACCAGTTCTACAGGCAGCCTGGCAGTCTGCATGATATCCTAAG GCGCTTTGTGAAGACCAGTCGATGTCCTCTGGTGTTCATAGTGTCAGACAGTCTGAGTGGAGACAACAGCTTGCGCTTCCTTTTCCCCAGAGATATCCAGGATGAGTTGGACATCACCAGCATCAG TTTTAATCCAGTGGCTCCAACCGCAATGATGAAAGTCCTGACTCGAATTTCAACTCTGGAGGCAGGAAAG AGATGTGGGAGAATGCCCGTCTCAGACCATGCAGTGTTGGAGAGGCTGTGTTCAGGAAGCTCGGGAGATATTCGCAGTGCTGTCAACAGCCTCCAGTTTTCCTCATTCCCAG ACATGCCATTGGAAAAGGGAGTGTGGAGGGCGAAGAAGGAAAGACCTCTGACTTCACCGGGCAAAGGTGTTTCAAGAGCAAACCAGATGAAGTCCAAGCAGGcaaagaaacaggaaggagaGCAGGCTATTGGAGGGAAAGATGCCTCTCTGTTCCTTTTCAGAGCACTCGGGAAGATCTTGCACTGTAAAC GAGAGAATCCCAGATGTCCTGAAACGGCTGAATGTATTCCTGGACATGGTCTCCCGCCTCACCTGTCTCATCATCGCAGAAAAGCGTTAATAATAAACCCCGAG ATGATTGTTGAGCGTTCACACATATCTGGGGAGTTCTTCAACCTGTACCTTCAACAAAACTACTTGGACTTCTTCTGTGAGATGGAAGATGTGGGCCAGGCCAGCGAGTATTTGTCTGATGCTGACCTCCTCACTGCTGATTGGACG AGTCGCAGCACCATGGGGAATTATGGGTCTTCAGTGGCCACCAGGGGGCTCCTTCACTCCAACTCTCAACAAGTTTCTGTTGGCTTCAGACCACTACACAAACCTAACTGGCTGCTGGTCAATAAGAAT CACCAGGAGAACTGCCTGGCTGCCCAGTCTCTGTTCAGGAGCTTCTGTCTGACACCAGTGAGCCTGCAGACTGAACTGCTGCCCTACCTGGCCAAACTCCCAGACACTATGAAGAACCAAG CTCAAATAGCTTTTATCCAGGACGTGGGTCAGATGTCACTAAGGAGATTCTCCTCCAG ATTAAAACTGGAAGCCCTGACGGACAAGGAGCCTGGCCAGCTGGATACCGACACAGAGGacggagaagaagaggagaggaaagagaaagttgAGGGTGGGGTTGAGGAGGGTCTGCTGTCCCGTCAGCCCCAGTCTTCTGTAAGCCAACTTCTTTTCGATGATAACGATCTCATCATAGAGCATTATACCAGTGACTGA
- the rad17 gene encoding cell cycle checkpoint protein RAD17 isoform X2, with product MNCCPQCEASSMNKLFPGDKIASSRLNRWVDPSFADFPGENFTLPGKRKDSQVQGSKAHPKRPRKRKGEAGNLEPHTSARRDQDEIWVDRYTPCSQAELAVHKKKIEEVENWIRIHINKSEGGILLLTGPSGCGKTATVQVLSGELGLRIQEWTNPTSLEPYSSSQHGWRMNSLSCSSQLAQFQDFLLRANKYSSLKMVGDRETTDKKLILVEDFPNQFYRQPGSLHDILRRFVKTSRCPLVFIVSDSLSGDNSLRFLFPRDIQDELDITSISFNPVAPTAMMKVLTRISTLEAGKRCGRMPVSDHAVLERLCSGSSGDIRSAVNSLQFSSFPDMPLEKGVWRAKKERPLTSPGKGVSRANQMKSKQAKKQEGEQAIGGKDASLFLFRALGKILHCKRENPRCPETAECIPGHGLPPHLSHHRRKALIINPEMIVERSHISGEFFNLYLQQNYLDFFCEMEDVGQASEYLSDADLLTADWTSRSTMGNYGSSVATRGLLHSNSQQVSVGFRPLHKPNWLLHQENCLAAQSLFRSFCLTPVSLQTELLPYLAKLPDTMKNQAQIAFIQDVGQMSLRRFSSRLKLEALTDKEPGQLDTDTEDGEEEERKEKVEGGVEEGLLSRQPQSSVSQLLFDDNDLIIEHYTSD from the exons atgaactgttGTCCTCAATGTGAAGCGTCAAGCATGAACAAGCTTTTTCCCGGAGACAAAATTGCTTCAAGTAGG CTAAACCGCTGGGTAGATCCATCCTTCGCTGATTTTCCGGGGGAAAACTTTACTCTgcctggaaaaagaaaagacagtcaGGTCCAAGGCTCCAAGGCTCACCCCAAGAGAccaagaaagaggaaaggagaggctGGAAACTTAGAACCTCACACATCAGCCCGGAGGGACCAGGATGAGATCTGGGTGGACAGATACACACCCTGTTCACAG GCAGAGCTAGCTGTCCACAAGAAGAAGATAGAAGAAGTGGAGAACTGGATAAGAATTCACATAAACAAATCAGAG GGTGGCATTCTACTACTGACAGGACCATCGGGCTGTGGAAAGACTGCCACAGTCCAGGTTTTGTCTGGGGAGCTCGGCCTCAGGATCCAGGAGTGGACCAACCCCACCAGCCTGGAGCCGtacagcagcagtcagcatG GGTGGAGGATGAACAGCTTGTCCTGTAGCTCCCAGTTAGCACAGTTCCAGGACTTCCTACTCAGAGCCAACAAGTACAGCAGCCTGAAAATGGTGGGTGATAGAGAAACTACAGACAAGAAACTCATACTGGTAGAG GATTTCCCAAACCAGTTCTACAGGCAGCCTGGCAGTCTGCATGATATCCTAAG GCGCTTTGTGAAGACCAGTCGATGTCCTCTGGTGTTCATAGTGTCAGACAGTCTGAGTGGAGACAACAGCTTGCGCTTCCTTTTCCCCAGAGATATCCAGGATGAGTTGGACATCACCAGCATCAG TTTTAATCCAGTGGCTCCAACCGCAATGATGAAAGTCCTGACTCGAATTTCAACTCTGGAGGCAGGAAAG AGATGTGGGAGAATGCCCGTCTCAGACCATGCAGTGTTGGAGAGGCTGTGTTCAGGAAGCTCGGGAGATATTCGCAGTGCTGTCAACAGCCTCCAGTTTTCCTCATTCCCAG ACATGCCATTGGAAAAGGGAGTGTGGAGGGCGAAGAAGGAAAGACCTCTGACTTCACCGGGCAAAGGTGTTTCAAGAGCAAACCAGATGAAGTCCAAGCAGGcaaagaaacaggaaggagaGCAGGCTATTGGAGGGAAAGATGCCTCTCTGTTCCTTTTCAGAGCACTCGGGAAGATCTTGCACTGTAAAC GAGAGAATCCCAGATGTCCTGAAACGGCTGAATGTATTCCTGGACATGGTCTCCCGCCTCACCTGTCTCATCATCGCAGAAAAGCGTTAATAATAAACCCCGAG ATGATTGTTGAGCGTTCACACATATCTGGGGAGTTCTTCAACCTGTACCTTCAACAAAACTACTTGGACTTCTTCTGTGAGATGGAAGATGTGGGCCAGGCCAGCGAGTATTTGTCTGATGCTGACCTCCTCACTGCTGATTGGACG AGTCGCAGCACCATGGGGAATTATGGGTCTTCAGTGGCCACCAGGGGGCTCCTTCACTCCAACTCTCAACAAGTTTCTGTTGGCTTCAGACCACTACACAAACCTAACTGGCTGCTG CACCAGGAGAACTGCCTGGCTGCCCAGTCTCTGTTCAGGAGCTTCTGTCTGACACCAGTGAGCCTGCAGACTGAACTGCTGCCCTACCTGGCCAAACTCCCAGACACTATGAAGAACCAAG CTCAAATAGCTTTTATCCAGGACGTGGGTCAGATGTCACTAAGGAGATTCTCCTCCAG ATTAAAACTGGAAGCCCTGACGGACAAGGAGCCTGGCCAGCTGGATACCGACACAGAGGacggagaagaagaggagaggaaagagaaagttgAGGGTGGGGTTGAGGAGGGTCTGCTGTCCCGTCAGCCCCAGTCTTCTGTAAGCCAACTTCTTTTCGATGATAACGATCTCATCATAGAGCATTATACCAGTGACTGA
- the rad17 gene encoding cell cycle checkpoint protein RAD17 isoform X3 produces MNKLFPGDKIASSRLNRWVDPSFADFPGENFTLPGKRKDSQVQGSKAHPKRPRKRKGEAGNLEPHTSARRDQDEIWVDRYTPCSQAELAVHKKKIEEVENWIRIHINKSEGGILLLTGPSGCGKTATVQVLSGELGLRIQEWTNPTSLEPYSSSQHGWRMNSLSCSSQLAQFQDFLLRANKYSSLKMVGDRETTDKKLILVEDFPNQFYRQPGSLHDILRRFVKTSRCPLVFIVSDSLSGDNSLRFLFPRDIQDELDITSISFNPVAPTAMMKVLTRISTLEAGKRCGRMPVSDHAVLERLCSGSSGDIRSAVNSLQFSSFPDMPLEKGVWRAKKERPLTSPGKGVSRANQMKSKQAKKQEGEQAIGGKDASLFLFRALGKILHCKRENPRCPETAECIPGHGLPPHLSHHRRKALIINPEMIVERSHISGEFFNLYLQQNYLDFFCEMEDVGQASEYLSDADLLTADWTSRSTMGNYGSSVATRGLLHSNSQQVSVGFRPLHKPNWLLVNKNHQENCLAAQSLFRSFCLTPVSLQTELLPYLAKLPDTMKNQAQIAFIQDVGQMSLRRFSSRLKLEALTDKEPGQLDTDTEDGEEEERKEKVEGGVEEGLLSRQPQSSVSQLLFDDNDLIIEHYTSD; encoded by the exons ATGAACAAGCTTTTTCCCGGAGACAAAATTGCTTCAAGTAGG CTAAACCGCTGGGTAGATCCATCCTTCGCTGATTTTCCGGGGGAAAACTTTACTCTgcctggaaaaagaaaagacagtcaGGTCCAAGGCTCCAAGGCTCACCCCAAGAGAccaagaaagaggaaaggagaggctGGAAACTTAGAACCTCACACATCAGCCCGGAGGGACCAGGATGAGATCTGGGTGGACAGATACACACCCTGTTCACAG GCAGAGCTAGCTGTCCACAAGAAGAAGATAGAAGAAGTGGAGAACTGGATAAGAATTCACATAAACAAATCAGAG GGTGGCATTCTACTACTGACAGGACCATCGGGCTGTGGAAAGACTGCCACAGTCCAGGTTTTGTCTGGGGAGCTCGGCCTCAGGATCCAGGAGTGGACCAACCCCACCAGCCTGGAGCCGtacagcagcagtcagcatG GGTGGAGGATGAACAGCTTGTCCTGTAGCTCCCAGTTAGCACAGTTCCAGGACTTCCTACTCAGAGCCAACAAGTACAGCAGCCTGAAAATGGTGGGTGATAGAGAAACTACAGACAAGAAACTCATACTGGTAGAG GATTTCCCAAACCAGTTCTACAGGCAGCCTGGCAGTCTGCATGATATCCTAAG GCGCTTTGTGAAGACCAGTCGATGTCCTCTGGTGTTCATAGTGTCAGACAGTCTGAGTGGAGACAACAGCTTGCGCTTCCTTTTCCCCAGAGATATCCAGGATGAGTTGGACATCACCAGCATCAG TTTTAATCCAGTGGCTCCAACCGCAATGATGAAAGTCCTGACTCGAATTTCAACTCTGGAGGCAGGAAAG AGATGTGGGAGAATGCCCGTCTCAGACCATGCAGTGTTGGAGAGGCTGTGTTCAGGAAGCTCGGGAGATATTCGCAGTGCTGTCAACAGCCTCCAGTTTTCCTCATTCCCAG ACATGCCATTGGAAAAGGGAGTGTGGAGGGCGAAGAAGGAAAGACCTCTGACTTCACCGGGCAAAGGTGTTTCAAGAGCAAACCAGATGAAGTCCAAGCAGGcaaagaaacaggaaggagaGCAGGCTATTGGAGGGAAAGATGCCTCTCTGTTCCTTTTCAGAGCACTCGGGAAGATCTTGCACTGTAAAC GAGAGAATCCCAGATGTCCTGAAACGGCTGAATGTATTCCTGGACATGGTCTCCCGCCTCACCTGTCTCATCATCGCAGAAAAGCGTTAATAATAAACCCCGAG ATGATTGTTGAGCGTTCACACATATCTGGGGAGTTCTTCAACCTGTACCTTCAACAAAACTACTTGGACTTCTTCTGTGAGATGGAAGATGTGGGCCAGGCCAGCGAGTATTTGTCTGATGCTGACCTCCTCACTGCTGATTGGACG AGTCGCAGCACCATGGGGAATTATGGGTCTTCAGTGGCCACCAGGGGGCTCCTTCACTCCAACTCTCAACAAGTTTCTGTTGGCTTCAGACCACTACACAAACCTAACTGGCTGCTGGTCAATAAGAAT CACCAGGAGAACTGCCTGGCTGCCCAGTCTCTGTTCAGGAGCTTCTGTCTGACACCAGTGAGCCTGCAGACTGAACTGCTGCCCTACCTGGCCAAACTCCCAGACACTATGAAGAACCAAG CTCAAATAGCTTTTATCCAGGACGTGGGTCAGATGTCACTAAGGAGATTCTCCTCCAG ATTAAAACTGGAAGCCCTGACGGACAAGGAGCCTGGCCAGCTGGATACCGACACAGAGGacggagaagaagaggagaggaaagagaaagttgAGGGTGGGGTTGAGGAGGGTCTGCTGTCCCGTCAGCCCCAGTCTTCTGTAAGCCAACTTCTTTTCGATGATAACGATCTCATCATAGAGCATTATACCAGTGACTGA